In one window of Mercurialis annua linkage group LG4, ddMerAnnu1.2, whole genome shotgun sequence DNA:
- the LOC126677897 gene encoding lipid phosphate phosphatase epsilon 2, chloroplastic, protein MVAAAALLHHKPILKFTSSRYSNIDSLRPTSQLRLPASGSVFFGGFGLNIAGSKTMTELVITSAFGRGDGEENVKMLQQDSFVRDSSGFASQLFGQGFEPLLNRLSKWLVAALFAAVLVWRHDAEAMWIAMGSVLNALLSVALKQIFNQERPSATSKSDPGMPSSHAQCIFYTVVFCSLSVTEWLGVNELSLFISALNFALGSYFSWLRVSQRYHTASQVVVGAAVGSLFSFLWYWLWQTTVLLAFDSSLFVRIGVVASSFVFCFGFLLYVIRHWLKDED, encoded by the exons ATGGTAGCAGCAGCTGCCCTTCTCCACCACAAACCCATCTTAAAATTCACCTCCTCTCGTTACTCTAACATCGATTCCTTAAGACCCACTTCGCAACTTCGGCTTCCAGCTTCTGGGTCGGTTTTCTTTGGTGGGTTTGGTTTGAATATTGCCGGCTCGAAGACCATGACGGAACTGGTCATAACCTCGGCTTTTGGGAGAGGGGATGGCGAGGAAAATGTTAAAATGCTTCAGCAAGATAGTTTTGTGAGGGACTCTTCTGGTTTTGCTTCTCAATTGTTCGGTCAGGGCTTTGAGCCTCTTCTTAATCGTCTG AGTAAATGGCTTGTAGCTGCCTTGTTCGCTGCCGTCCTTGTATGGAGGCATGATGCTGAAGCCATGTGGATTGCTATGGGATCTGTATTGAATGCTCTACTCTCCGTAGCCTTAAAACAAATATTCAACCAAGAAAGACCTTCTGCCACGTCCAAATCTGATCCCGGGATGCCCTCTTCGCACGCACAATGCATCTTTTACACTGTTGTGTTTTGTAGTCTTTCAG TTACAGAATGGCTTGGAGTAAATGAACTTAGCTTGTTCATAAGTGCGCTTAACTTCGCATTGGGCTCATATTTT TCATGGCTACGAGTTTCACAACGATATCATACAGCCAGCCAAGTGGTGGTTGGTGCTGCTGTTGGGTCTCTATTCTCATTTTTGTGGTATTGGTTATGGCAAACCACTGTGCTGCTAGCATTTGATTCTTCTTTGTTCGTTCGCATAGGCGTTGTTGCCTCTTCTTTCGTATTCTGCTTTGGGTTTCTTTTGTATGTAATCCGCCATTGGCTCAAGGATGAAGATTGA
- the LOC126677895 gene encoding putative pentatricopeptide repeat-containing protein At3g47840: MALAFRPFTRRLRALSTSACTEYRDLSVTHSASHDSSQQTQHPSFINMFETNSELKILVKTDRLHEARQLFDEMRNRDEISWTTIISGYVKAMQTTEALLLFSRMWVEPELHMDPFILSLALKTCGLSLNESYGEALHGYSVKADFVDSVFVGSALVDMYMKFGEIEQACRVFHAMPIRNVVSWTAIITGFIHAGYSKEGLIYFSEMWRLKIVCDSFTFAIALKACADLGALKQGKQIHCQTLKSSLEASSFVANTLATMYNKCGKLDYGSRLFEKMAVRDVVSWTMVLTTYAQSGQEESALRAFIRMRELGVSPNDFTFAAVISSCANLIRIEWGEQLHAHMFRLGLVRYLSVANSIMTLYSKCGQPRSASMVFQELARRDVISWSTIIAGYSQGGYGEEAFEYLSWMRTEGPKPNEFTLASVLSVCGTMAILEQGKQLHALALEVGLQQTAMVQSALINMYSKCGSIKEASKIFNEAKNNDIVSWTAMINGYAEHGYSQEAINLFEKIQQTNLKPDPVTLIGVLTACSHAGLVDLGYHYFNSMSKKYKINPSKEHYGCMIDLLCRAGRLNDAESMIKSMPFQQDDVVWSTLLGACSVHGDVECGKRTAEKILELDPNCAATHITVAKMYGGKGWQKEAANARKMMRTKGIRKEAGRSWITIKDRVCAFVSADKTHTLTEYIYSMLHLVASQPPTEETDDLAGFSL, translated from the coding sequence ATGGCTTTGGCATTCAGGCCTTTTACCAGAAGATTGCGTGCACTCTCCACCTCTGCTTGTACTGAGTATAGAGACCTCTCGGTTACACATTCAGCATCACACGACTCATCTCAACAAACCCAACACCCCAGTTTCATAAACATGTTTGAAACCAACTCCGAGCTAAAGATTTTAGTCAAAACGGACCGGTTGCATGAAGCCCGCCAACTGTTCGATGAAATGCGTAACAGAGACGAGATTTCATGGACGACTATCATATCTGGATATGTCAAGGCTATGCAAACCACCGAAGCATTGTTATTGTTTTCGAGAATGTGGGTTGAGCCTGAACTTCACATGGACCCTTTTATACTTAGTCTTGCACTCAAAACTTGTGGACTCAGTTTGAATGAGAGTTATGGTGAAGCATTGCATGGTTACTCGGTAAAAGCTGATTTTGTTGACTCGGTTTTTGTAGGTAGTGCCCTTGTGGATATGTATATGAAATTTGGTGAGATTGAGCAAGCATGCCGAGTGTTTCATGCGATGCCAATACGAAATGTAGTTTCGTGGACTGCTATTATTACAGGGTTTATACATGCTGGTTATAGCAAGGAAGGGTTGATTTACTTCTCTGAAATGTGGAGATTAAAGATCGTGTGTGATTCGTTTACATTTGCTATTGCATTAAAGGCATGTGCTGACTTGGGTGCTTTGAAGCAGGGGAAACAGATTCACTGTCAAACACTGAAGAGTAGCCTTGAAGCGAGTTCGTTTGTGGCCAACACTCTGGCTACAATGTATAACAAATGTGGGAAGTTGGACTATGGTTCGCGTTTATTTGAGAAGATGGCCGTAAGAGACGTGGTTTCATGGACGATGGTTTTAACTACTTATGCTCAGTCAGGTCAAGAGGAAAGTGCTCTTAGAGCGTttataagaatgcgagaattAGGTGTGAGTCCTAACGATTTCACTTTTGCTGCCGTCATTTCCAGCTGTGCCAATCTTATTAGAATTGAATGGGGCGAGCAATTACACGCTCATATGTTTCGTCTAGGTTTGGTGAGATATCTGTCGGTGGCTAACTCGATCATGACTTTGTATTCAAAATGTGGACAGCCAAGGTCAGCTTCCATGGTGTTTCAGGAATTGGCTAGAAGAGATGTCATTTCATGGAGCACTATAATTGCCGGATATTCTCAAGGAGGATACGGGGAAGAAGCATTTGAGTATCTATCATGGATGAGAACGGAAGGACCGAAACCAAATGAATTTACTCTTGCTTCTGTATTGAGTGTTTGTGGAACCATGGCAATTCTCGAGCAAGGTAAGCAACTTCATGCCCTTGCCTTGGAAGTAGGATTACAACAAACTGCCATGGTTCAAAGTGCATTAATCAATATGTATTCCAAATGCGGGAGCATAAAGGAAGCCTCAAAAATCTTCAACGAGGCAAAAAATAACGATATTGTGTCATGGACAGCTATGATTAATGGATACGCTGAACATGGATATAGTCAAGAAGccattaatttatttgagaagaTTCAACAAACAAATTTGAAACCAGATCCCGTGACATTGATCGGGGTTCTTACTGCTTGCAGTCATGCTGGTCTAGTTGACCTCGGTTACCATTACTTTAATTCAATGAGtaagaaatataaaatcaaccCATCAAAGGAGCATTACGGGTGCATGATCGATCTCCTTTGCCGAGCTGGTCGACTAAACGACGCAGAGAGCATGATCAAAAGTATGCCATTTCAACAGGATGATGTAGTTTGGTCCACTCTGCTTGGAGCATGCAGTGTTCATGGGGATGTTGAATGTGGAAAACGGACTGCAGAGAAGATTCTTGAATTAGATCCGAATTGTGCAGCGACTCATATTACCGTAGCGAAAATGTACGGTGGCAAAGGATGGCAGAAGGAGGCTGCAAATGCAAGGAAGATGATGAGAACAAAAGGAATAAGGAAGGAGGCAGGGAGGTCTTGGATTACAATTAAGGATAGAGTTTGTGCATTTGTGTCTGCTGATAAGACTCATACACTCACTGAATACATATATAGCATGCTTCATTTAGTTGCTTCCCAGCCTCCAACTGAAGAGACTGATGATTTGGCTGGCTTTTCTTTATAA